GACGTTTTAAATCACCTTTAAATCATGCGGGAATTCACATATCTCAATGTATGATGACACCAATGTTATGCAGCTGCGCTGTCCAAAGTGATGTGTAAAAAGACACCTCTTAGCCAGATGATCTTTTCCTACTATACTCAGCTACATGTGCTAACCTAGCATGAGATACAGTGCACGTGCATGTGAGTACTTTATGTATCAGGGTAGTTCCATGCCATTCTGCAAAAATAAGTGTGTATGTCCAGCTTGTGACAGGACCAGACCCTTGATTAGTATTTATCTTGCTCTGTCACTTTTTGGTTTTATACAAGACAAAATAAGGACACTTCTCTACTATAAACAGTTGGCaagaatttctatttttctaaaGCTCTGACACATTGCAAAGCCACCATACCTGCAGggctgaaattaattttcatgatACATGAAGAATGAATTGTAAGTATTTGACTGAAGTTGGGATTCTGCAACTTCTATTTTTGAAAGCATATGAAAAGCAGCCAGATAATTCAAGTGCAACTGAAGGCATGTTTGTCACTTTTTCTGTGCACACAGAACAGGCATATGCTGTCTGGTCTTGAGGTGCCGCTGTGATGCTGACGTTTATGTACTTATGGTAATGGATGTTGTGTAAAAAAACCCGTAGGCTTTAGAAAAATAAGTCCACTTCTCCAGAAACTGGGCATTTGATATAGAGACAATAATTAGGGAGGTTGAAAATGCTATTGTTCTAGAACGAGTGTATTTGTTTCAAAAGTGGTACCTGAGAAGATTTAGTTACTGTTGTATttgtaattaaagaaaatacttatgCAAGTATTTATCTCAAGATTAAAAGAGCTGTTTCTCTCTTGTTAAGAAGAAAGCCACGTTAATACTTCCTTCTTTAAATGTGAAGTTAGTATGCAGATCTGTGGCTTATTCTTTTGCTTATGGCAAGTTAGGGGTACTTGTTGGTAACATGCtcattaaggaaaaataaaaaaaaaacgcaagaaaccaaaacaataaTATAATCTGATTTTCCCAGATAATGTAAAGAACAGGGTTCTAACATTTTcgttgtaaaaataaaaaaaaagcaagcacaaCTTCCGCTGTAGAGCACTTTACCCAGGTAATAGAATCTACACTGGTTAGTATTATTTGCTACATATGAAATTGCAATGTGAATTTACTATGTCATTGCAGTCTGCTAGTAACTTGTGATGTGCGTTACTTACTGTGCTGTAGCAGTGAACGCTAAAATGGTTTAAGGCTAAGTGGGGGCTGGAGATTGATTAATAGTAAGTGTTGGTATGGAACATCACCTACAGCTACAGACAGCATAGAATTACTGTATGGTTTATCCTAGGagttttgagagagagagagagagagagagatgagaaAATGGTGAAAGCTGGCAAATCCTTGAGAAAGGTGGATGCAGTGGAACTGGAAAACTGTCTCTGATAAAACAGAGGAGGCCAAAATGGAAGAGTGAAAGTCACTGTGGGGTCTTGCAGGGAGGGCAGGCATTGGTAAATACGGTAATGATTTTGTAGGGAACAGGACTTTGCAGCAGCCTTTGGAAATGAATGTATAATTCAATTGGCTGATAGTTAAGCAGGTAAGCCACAAGAAATGCACCACTGTGTCATACCAGTGGCCCATCAAAATGGCTTGTACAAAGTACCTAAGAAAGacttgtaataaaaaaaattcgAATTAAAGATATATGCATGAGTGCTTTAGAGCATCAGGAAAGAGTTAAAGTCATGCTGAATAGGCAGATGTCAGTGATGTCAATGCAAAGGGTAGTTGTTTTATATGTAGAGGGCTATCACTAGGGTCTGgaggatataaaaataaaattatttttgcagtggtCGTTCCCTGCAAAATTTCAGTACAGCTGGTTAGTCTTAGGATTCGTCACTCAAAACCAAGAGTAACATACATCTTTTGTTTAGTCTGCTTAGATTTTAATAACCTTGAGTAAATATAGGAGGTTTATGACTCCTATTAACACAGTATTGAGCTGTCTGTGCTTTTCAGCATATCCATACTCCCAACACCCTGTGAAAACAGAATCATTATTCTTTTCATTCCACAGATAAGAAACTGAAGGCGGATCTCTGCATTGCCCAGCTTAGACCGTCTTCCTTATTTTGTAATTGTACAGTTCTCAACCTGGTGGGGTTCCAGACTGAATTTCAGTTTGAACTGGGTTCCCTACATGGAagttcatgttttatttttgataaCCATTACTTATTTCTATCCTAGGAACTCAAGGTTGGGTAGATTTCTGCCGTAgctaaaacaaattaattcagGGGAAGTTCTCAAGCTGTATAGGTCAGCCTACATACTCATAAATGTGCTTCCTACCCATACTGCTGACCATAAAGTACTGCTGCGTGGCTAGTAAGGGTATTGGCTAAACACCGGTATTAGATGTTTGCCATTTCTAGTTGCTCCTTTTTATAATGCAAATGTTCTCCTTTTATATACACTGCACCATCACACCACCCACAATGCTACCTACAATCACCTAATATTTCCTCCTAACTGATCCTGTATTAGTTTCCGTGGCAACAGGAAGATAATCTCAGGAGCATGAAATGCCACAGATTTAACTACATTTGCTCCCTTTGTTTTACACCTTACCAAAGCCAGGACCCATTTATGATAGGAGGAATCTGGAATAAATACTGACAGTACTATCATGTCTGTTGTGGAGACACGGAAACTGAGCTGCAGCCAGTCAAATGTAATCCTTTGCCTCTAAACAGGGCTGAGCtagcaaaagcagaaagcaaagcaaactgtTGCAATAGTTACGCAGTAGCCACCTGTGTTAGCAGGCTTTGGCAGTATCCTAGTACTCAAGCAAAATTCTAAGTAAGAATTTTGCCTGTGCAAATCAACCACGAGCCCACCTCTTCTAATGCTAACCCTAGTTTGCACGTTTCACACGGGAACCTCCCTGCTACTTCCTTACTAGTTCTTAAGGAGGTGAATACAGTCTAGCCTAGCAAGGCACACCGCAACAGGATGAAGTGCATCTTCCGCCGTGTTTACAGAGACAGGGTTCATTTAGTTCCGGTTAATGGTCTTTTAATTTTGATGTGTTAACATGAGCTACTGATGGACTGAACCAGGTGAACAAGACTGATGTATGCGTGTACATATGTAGACCAATCTTAAGAGGATGGCATCTGAAGGTCTGGTGTGCTGGTTTATGGTGACTTTTAGCCAAACATGGCGATAGGCATGACGTAAAGAAGAGTAAATGGATGTAACCGTTTCCCCATAGgcttatttttatgaaatgctGGCAGTAGGCCGGGTTCCTCCACCTCTGCAAGTCTAGCTCCCTCATCAGACCGGAGTATAAAGCCACGCTAGAGACCGTTCCTCCTAGGGCACGCAGAGCTGGTAGGTCCCGTCGGCCGGGTGGAAGGAAATCCGGCTCTTGCAGGTTGCCCTGCTCCGCTGGGCAAGGGCGAGCGCAGGACCGGCCGGGGAGGAGGCCGCTTCCGCCCTTTCTGAGCGGACCGGGCTCCGCGCGGGCGCGAGCGCGAGCGCGAGCGCGGGCGCTGCGCGGGGGCGCGGCCTTAGCCCCGCCCGCGCCGGGCCGCTGCGCGCGAGGCGGGGAGAGCGagccgcgcggggcgggcgcgcAGCTTTGCGAGAAGCGcggcccgccgccgctgccgcaATTACGGTAGGAGCGCCGCCCACCCGCCCAGTCACGTCCTGCACGTCTCGGTGCGGCGGCCGCCAGCGCGCGCGCCCTGCCGGGGcggcccgcgccgccgcgcGTCACGGCGGCGGGGTCACGCGGGGCCGCGGCGAGCGGGCCCTGCCTCGGGCCACCGCCGGCGGGCCCGGGCCCCCGGCGATCCGGCCGCCTCCTGCGGGCGGCGTTTGCATCGGGCTCGGTGCGCCGGCTGCCGAGCTAGCGGCCCGCGCCCCGCGGAGAGGCGCGGTGAAGCTGGGACGGGTCTTTTCTGGCAGGAGCAAGCGCGCTGCCGAGCAGCTGTTCGCGGTGATTCGTCTCAAAAGCCGCCTGCCCCTCGAGTTCGCCGTCGGGGCCCAGCGCTGTAGGTCTGCAGAGACCGCCCTTAGAGCATCTTTGCTATAGGCTCGGCGAAGGAGGCTGTCCCGGCCTGTGTGCAGGAAGAAGCACGGAGGTGAATGCCATGAGCCGCTTCTTGGGGCTGACTGTTCCCGTCCAGCACTGCGTAAGCAGTCTGGAGAAAATGCCGATTGCCATTATTCAACAAAACGTGCTCACGTATTATTGCTGACTTTGTGTTGCCACTAGATGGTTAATACAAAAGGATTATGCAACCCTTCCCCCAACAATTTTAAACAGTGGCTCCAAATGAAATGCTGTCTGACAACCTGAAAGTAGTGGGAGTGATGATTCCTCTTGCCGCCTGCACTCCTTCTGTTTTACATCTTATTCCTGTTCTTTATGTACTTGAGCTGAGATACTTGAGTCAGCATTTTCCCTGTTACACTTAACACTACGGAGCTACTGGTGTCATGAAGGATTACACTTTGTGCACCTACTCTGTGCTGTCTggttcttgctttaaaaaaaaaaccaccctttTTTGAAGAATGCTTTATACCTTTTATCATACAGAAGTTACTGGGAAAAACGGTTGTGAAGGGTAGACATCTGCAGAGATGCATCTTAAGACTTTCATTTAGCAACCCAAAGCCTGGTGCAGAAATTGCCCAGTCTAACAAGCTATGCATTTTTACAAACTCTTGCAGCAATCAGCAAATCAGCCATCTGTAGTAAGCAGGCACCTAGACGTCTAGATTTACTGAGGTATTCTGTTTCACTTCTTGTTTAACTATTTTAGGTTCTAGTTGTATGGACTTAAGAAGACAAATggttttctgtttatatttgaTTTCCAGAAAACAAGAGGTTAAGCCAGCAGTATGAGGCTTACTGTCCTTCTTGTACAGCCCAGGGTAATAGAACAGCTATAGTCATGGCCAGGTTTATTTCTGCATCATATACATAAAGTTGTTTCTTCCAAGAAGTGGCAGTGGTGGTCTAAATGCCATAGTAAGTATGCTCATACAGGCCTATTAACAATCATGCATTTGGTGCTCAGTTGTCTAGACAAAGTCTGCATCAACTAGATTGTTGTGCAAGACATAGTCTGGTTCCGAAATGGATCTGTGAGAACTACATAATTCCCAATGCACAACAGTCACTATGCAGACCTATGCTTCTGAGAGCAGAAGCATTCCTTAGTGATGAACATCATCTCTGATGTGCAGCTGTGCTTGCACTCCTCTTTTAGGTACTATCATAAAGAAACATTGATCCAATAGGAGTAAATcaattgcattttaaagaaatggtcAATTTTGGTACACGTAAGATTTAATGTGTAACTTGTTTGAAGCTCactttaacattttcaaaacttatATAATACGCAGACCCTACAAAAACCTAACTGCTGTGATGCAATACCTCCCTGCACTCTTCACACATAGGGACACTTTATCTGCCTTTTCACAGTgtcctccccgcccccccccccccgcatctCTCTCTACCATGCTCAtgagaaaagattttcttttttagatgCAAAGGCGCTTGTGGCTGCATATGGAAGATGTGACAGATAAGATtcatcaaataaaataaaatcacccATAATGTAGTAACAACAATGGAAAGTATTTGCTTCAGGCAGACAGCGATACTGAGCATTGCTGCAGTTACTAACTCCCATCATCCACAAAAACTGCCCGTGCAGATTTTCATTGCAGTTTAGCTTAGGTACTTACTTGATGCATGAAAACAAATAGCTCGTCAGAAGCTCAGAGGGATCTGTCTATCTTTTCAAGATATTGGTGCATCAGGGCTGCATTGCTGTTCTCAATAGGGAACAAAAAGCCTGGGTGATTTGTCCACTGCTGTACAGAATGCTTCTGATGCACCAGGATTTTGCATCCAGGTCTCCTAAGTGAATAGTCCAGGAGCTTCACATAACAAGGTCTTGtaacaaaaaatcccacagcCTTTAATGCAGTAGTTATTACATATTTGAGAAAGTCAGATACACCCCTGAACTGCTGTAATGGCTGCAGTTTTTCTATGAAACAGTGATTTGGTTGAAACCCAGGTTTGACTGAGAGAGCTGTGAGGGGACGTTCATTTAAAACTCAAACTGTATGCatctcatttttatgtattttttgcaAACTTTGTTAAGGACTTAGCCTGAATAAGGAATAGTTAAAATTGCACTGCATCTTCaagatttgcatttaaaatagtcCCATATCTTATTTGTAACTTTAACTGTAGTGCAATTTCTGCCTATTTTGGTTAGATAATTGTCCCAATGTCTATTAGACtgtaattgctttttgtttcttaggGAACACTCTTGACCTTCACCATGGGAGCTGTAGTAGCTGATGATGGTCCATCTGGTGTTAAAGCCCCTGatggaggctggggctgggctgtcCTTTTTGGCTGTTTTATCATCACAGGATTCTCCTATGCCTTTCCTAAGGCAGTTAGTGTCTTCTTTAAAGAACTTATCCGGGAATTTGGCATTGGATATAGTGACACTGCATGGATTTCCTCCATTCTGTTGGCCATGCTTTATGGAACAGGTAGGTAGTTCTCTGCTTTTGAAACAGTATTGCATCATACAATGATGCTTGTAAATCATACAGCCATTTACAGCATGAATCACGATTGCGTATCATTACTTGTGTGCAAGTAAGGCATTCCAAAGAAGAATTACTATTAATGACATAAATCCAAAAGTTACTGTAAAACTAAATCTCTGTAACTCAGTAGCTACTAAAgacgattaaaaaaaaaaaaaattgcatggcACTCTGAAGATGAAAAAGACCAAGTATTTGACTATAGAGGAAAGAACACTCTTCCAGATTGGCCTGACAGTATGGACAAACTATAGaaataatcacagaatcatttaggttggaaaagacctttaagatcgtCAACTCCAACCGTAAACCCaacactgccaagtctaccAAAGATGAAATGCAAACTGACATAAAATCAATTGCAAAAATTGGTTTATCTTAGCAACTGTAACTTGCTCTTCTTGCCTAGGTCCACTCTGTAGTGTATGTGTCAATCGCTTTGGCTGTCGTCCTGTCATGCTGGTGGGTGGCCTTTTTGCCTCAATGGGGATGGTGATAGCCTCCTTCTGCACGAGCATCGTTCAGATCTATCTAACTGCAGGTGTGATTACTGGTAAGTAGTGTGCATGGTTGAAAATGAGTTAGCTAATGTCTTAGGTTTAGGCTGAAGTTTTGTGTGACAAGTATCTAAATCATCAGGATCATCCAAATGGGCTTTTATGAAGATGGCAGCTAAACGTGGAATTAAactgtcatttattttttaatgaatgttaaTTTTTCTGATATGTCTAATAGCCGCTGCTGTAATCAGTGAAGCGTAACCATAGAGTACAAGAATATTATGGAAGTGGAATGCTTTTAAAGATGCTGTTTTAGAAGTCTTTTGtccatttgaaataaaagtattttaactCATGAGTCAGAAAAACtcttaattagatttttttttttaatactgataTTGTAGGCCagtattaatttttatgtaCCCTCTGTTACAGGTTTGGGTCTGGCACTAAACTTTCAGCCTTCACTCATCATGTTAAACCGCTACTTTGACAAACGCCGGCCCTTAGCCAATGGACTATCCGCTGCTGGGAGTCCAGTGTTTCTTTGTGCTCTCTCACCGTTGGGGCAGATACTACAACATGAGTATGGTTGGAGAGGAGGATTCCTTATACTGGGTGGGATGCTGCTTAACTGCTGTGTATGTGGAGCATTAATGAGACCTTTGGAGCCACCCAAAAAGTCTGAAGCTACCAAAGAACCAGCTgagaagaaagtgaagaaaaaacttCTGGATTTCAGTGTGTTTAAAGATGGTGGTTTTGTAATCTACACACTAGCAGCATCCATCATGGTGCTTGGCCTCTTTGTTCCCCCAGTTTTTGTTGTGAGTTATGCCAAAGATTTAGGGTATCAAGACAccaaagcagcttttcttctgaCTATTCTGGGATTCATTGATATCTTTGCTCGGCCTATTTGTGGAATGGTAGCTGGTCTTAAATGGGTTAGACCACGCTGTGTCTACCTCTTCAGTTTTGCTATGATTTTCAATGGCTTTACAGATCTCATGGGTTCCATGTCTATTGATTATGGTGGCCTGGTggtcttttgcattttctttggcaTTTCTTATGGAATGGTAGGTGCTCTTCAGTTTGAAGTTCTCATGGCTATTGTTGGTACTCAGAAGTTTTCCAGTGCTATCGGTTTAGTGCTCCTGGCAGAAGCTATGGCTGTTCTAATTGGTCCACCATCAGCGGGTAAGTATTCCATTTAGTTCAGAATTCAAATAATTTGCATTGCATCCCTTTACATAAATTGTATGATAagggagcagagaaaaagacaacATGAGTTACTCAAGAAGTACATATTGTGCTAGTGTTGCACATGCTTCAACAATTTGCTGCAGCTACAATCTGAAGACAGGGTGGGATgaagcttttccttcttggatCTATTTCAGGATTGGCTGAATTGCCATCTGGAGATGCTGCGCTTTCTCCACTGAAAGCCTACACTGGACCTCTTATTAGTAGATGGCTAATATTGTATGAGATGCATTTTACACAGGCAGTGAATAACTTGTGAAGTTCAGACCTCTTTGGAGTTGGGATTCAGAATATGGATCCTGTAAATTTTCTCTGGAAGGTACTAGGATAGATTCTCTATACCCATGATAGAttttggaggaggaaagaaaacgtcagaagaaggaggaaaaaaaaaaaaatcttacaaagAAGACTATAAAACTGGACTGTTTTAAGGAAGGTAGACTGCTTCTATTGCACGTCTCACAACCCAAGAATAAGGGGACATTACAAAATATTCAGATGCATTAATTTGAATTCAAAATTGCAAATTAATTACTAATCAAAACCCATAAATTTTACAGAccctgaactgaaaaaaaatcccacccaaCCCCCACCAGTTCACTG
This DNA window, taken from Haliaeetus albicilla chromosome 12, bHalAlb1.1, whole genome shotgun sequence, encodes the following:
- the SLC16A3 gene encoding monocarboxylate transporter 4; its protein translation is MGAVVADDGPSGVKAPDGGWGWAVLFGCFIITGFSYAFPKAVSVFFKELIREFGIGYSDTAWISSILLAMLYGTGPLCSVCVNRFGCRPVMLVGGLFASMGMVIASFCTSIVQIYLTAGVITGLGLALNFQPSLIMLNRYFDKRRPLANGLSAAGSPVFLCALSPLGQILQHEYGWRGGFLILGGMLLNCCVCGALMRPLEPPKKSEATKEPAEKKVKKKLLDFSVFKDGGFVIYTLAASIMVLGLFVPPVFVVSYAKDLGYQDTKAAFLLTILGFIDIFARPICGMVAGLKWVRPRCVYLFSFAMIFNGFTDLMGSMSIDYGGLVVFCIFFGISYGMVGALQFEVLMAIVGTQKFSSAIGLVLLAEAMAVLIGPPSAGKLLDATGRYMFVFIIAGIEVTTSALVLALGNFFCIKKKSEEPHTKEEAAEREELNKSEDKTPEDAKVDSIEVEQFLKDEPEKNGEVVTNPETCV